From Butyricimonas paravirosa, one genomic window encodes:
- a CDS encoding MgtC/SapB family protein, giving the protein MTWDFFFRLLVAGVLGAIIGLDREYRAKEAGFRTHFLVALGSALFMIVSKYGFWDILGNTGIGLDPSRIAAQVVSGIGFLGAGTIIIQKLFVRGLTTAAGIWATSAIGLAVGAGQYWLGISAMLLTLLGLEGLGYIFQKISQRNVLLIFTTTSQEVIKEVTDEIKRKKHSISSYSTESSKLGDMTTYRVTMVIRTHKTGDETLLFQFIQHLPDVMIDRME; this is encoded by the coding sequence ATGACATGGGATTTTTTCTTTAGGTTATTAGTGGCCGGAGTTTTAGGGGCCATCATAGGTTTGGATCGTGAATACCGGGCGAAGGAGGCGGGATTTAGGACTCATTTTCTGGTGGCCTTAGGTAGTGCGCTTTTTATGATCGTGTCAAAATACGGTTTTTGGGATATTCTTGGGAATACGGGGATCGGTCTTGACCCGAGTCGTATTGCGGCTCAAGTGGTGAGTGGTATCGGTTTTTTGGGAGCGGGGACTATTATTATCCAGAAGTTATTCGTGAGAGGATTGACCACGGCTGCTGGGATATGGGCTACTTCTGCCATTGGACTTGCAGTTGGAGCCGGACAATATTGGCTGGGAATCAGTGCGATGTTGTTGACTTTGTTGGGGTTGGAAGGTTTAGGATATATTTTCCAAAAAATTAGCCAGAGAAATGTATTGTTAATATTTACGACAACAAGTCAAGAGGTAATCAAGGAGGTTACCGATGAGATAAAGCGTAAAAAGCATTCGATCAGTTCTTACTCTACCGAGTCGTCCAAGTTGGGAGATATGACTACTTACCGGGTGACGATGGTTATTCGAACCCATAAGACTGGAGATGAAACTTTGCTATTCCAGTTTATACAGCATTTGCCGGATGTGATGATTGATCGGATGGAATAA
- the recQ gene encoding DNA helicase RecQ — translation MGLQIDLHAKLKEYFGFDNFKGNQEQIIKNVLAGNNTFVLMPTGGGKSLCYQLPALILDGTAIVISPLIALMKNQVDAMRSFSASEGVAHFMNSSLSKSDILKVKEDVLSGKTKLLYVAPESLTKESNIEFLRKVRISFFAVDEAHCISEWGHDFRTEYRKIRPIVEQIGKAPIIALTATATPKVQHDIQKNLDMLDAQVFKSSFNRSNLYYEVRPKVDPTKDIIKFIKNNEGKSGIIYCLSRKKVEELTEVLCVNGIKAASYHAGMDASARSANQDKFLMEEVNVIVATIAFGMGIDKPDVRFVIHYDIPKSLEGYYQETGRAGRDGGEGYCLTFYSYKDIQKLEKFMQGKPIAEQEIGKQLLMETVSYAETSLCRRKVLLHYFGENYDEENCGACDNCLFPKKEFEGKEYLIDALNAILEVKEKFKVDHMVNILLGETDSMIKSYHHDELESFGVGSEKNAQFWNMVFRRALIANYIEKDIEQYGVIKLTEKGHEFLKEPKDFMLMEDHNFEESEEKLQEKGGVSALDNTLFAILKDLRKKIAKKNNLPPYVIFQDPSLEDMCTNYPITLEELANIQGVGTGKAQKYGQEFVEVIKQYVEDNEIERAQDLVVKTVANKSKFKVYIIQNIDRQIDLEDIASAEGLTFEELIKEMEAIVFSGTKLNIDYYINQILDEEQQQEIMDYFMEAKSDNIGDAYDEFEGDYSEEDLRLMRLKLHSKHGN, via the coding sequence CGGAAACAACACGTTTGTACTGATGCCAACGGGGGGAGGAAAATCTTTATGTTACCAGTTACCAGCCTTAATACTTGACGGAACAGCAATAGTGATATCACCGCTAATTGCTTTAATGAAAAACCAGGTTGATGCAATGCGCTCGTTCAGCGCATCGGAGGGAGTTGCCCACTTCATGAATTCGTCTCTTAGCAAAAGTGATATTCTAAAAGTGAAAGAAGACGTGTTGAGTGGTAAAACAAAACTATTATATGTAGCCCCAGAGTCACTGACCAAAGAAAGTAATATTGAATTCTTACGAAAAGTACGCATCTCCTTCTTCGCGGTGGACGAAGCACACTGTATTTCAGAATGGGGACACGATTTCCGTACCGAATATCGCAAGATCAGACCGATCGTGGAGCAAATCGGAAAAGCACCGATTATCGCTTTAACGGCAACCGCTACCCCGAAAGTCCAACACGATATTCAGAAAAACCTGGATATGCTGGATGCCCAAGTGTTCAAGTCTTCCTTTAACCGTTCCAACCTCTATTACGAGGTTCGTCCGAAGGTAGACCCGACAAAAGATATTATCAAATTCATTAAAAACAATGAAGGCAAATCAGGTATTATCTACTGTCTGAGCCGTAAAAAAGTAGAAGAACTCACAGAAGTTCTTTGCGTGAACGGAATCAAGGCTGCTTCCTACCACGCCGGGATGGATGCCTCGGCCCGTAGTGCCAATCAAGACAAATTCCTAATGGAAGAAGTCAATGTCATCGTGGCAACAATCGCTTTTGGTATGGGTATTGACAAACCGGACGTACGATTCGTCATCCATTATGATATTCCGAAAAGTCTTGAGGGATATTACCAGGAGACCGGAAGAGCCGGACGGGACGGAGGTGAAGGATATTGCTTGACATTTTACAGCTACAAAGACATCCAAAAACTGGAAAAGTTCATGCAGGGTAAACCGATTGCCGAACAGGAAATCGGGAAACAACTTCTCATGGAAACCGTTTCCTACGCGGAAACTTCTCTTTGCCGCAGAAAAGTACTGTTACACTACTTCGGTGAAAACTATGATGAAGAAAATTGTGGGGCCTGTGACAACTGCCTGTTCCCGAAGAAAGAATTCGAAGGAAAAGAATACTTAATCGATGCCTTAAATGCCATCCTTGAAGTAAAAGAGAAATTCAAGGTGGACCATATGGTAAATATTCTTCTCGGGGAAACCGATTCTATGATAAAATCGTATCATCATGATGAACTGGAATCTTTTGGTGTCGGTTCTGAAAAGAACGCACAGTTCTGGAATATGGTATTCAGACGCGCTTTAATTGCTAATTATATAGAAAAAGATATTGAACAATACGGGGTCATAAAATTAACTGAAAAGGGCCACGAATTTTTAAAAGAACCTAAAGACTTTATGCTGATGGAAGATCATAATTTTGAAGAATCAGAAGAGAAACTTCAGGAAAAAGGGGGAGTATCAGCACTCGACAACACCTTATTTGCCATCCTGAAAGATTTACGGAAAAAGATTGCCAAGAAGAACAATCTGCCACCGTACGTGATTTTCCAAGATCCGTCCCTAGAGGATATGTGTACCAACTACCCGATCACGTTGGAAGAACTGGCCAACATTCAGGGTGTAGGCACAGGGAAAGCTCAAAAATACGGACAGGAATTCGTAGAGGTAATCAAACAATACGTTGAAGACAACGAGATCGAAAGAGCGCAAGACTTGGTGGTTAAAACTGTTGCCAACAAATCGAAATTCAAAGTATATATCATTCAAAATATTGACCGCCAAATTGATTTGGAAGACATTGCCTCTGCAGAAGGCCTTACCTTCGAAGAACTGATCAAAGAAATGGAAGCCATCGTTTTCTCCGGGACCAAACTTAACATTGATTACTACATCAACCAAATTCTGGATGAAGAACAACAACAAGAAATCATGGACTACTTCATGGAAGCCAAAAGCGACAATATTGGAGATGCCTATGATGAATTCGAAGGCGACTACTCTGAAGAAGATCTTCGTCTGATGCGACTGAAACTACACTCCAAACATGGAAATTAA